A genomic segment from Coccinella septempunctata chromosome 3, icCocSept1.1, whole genome shotgun sequence encodes:
- the LOC123309372 gene encoding palmitoyltransferase ZDHHC7, which produces MFVKDPCGIACIIVTYSAIFYADYVVVKWIILQTMINSLWGAFNLLTFNAIIFLLCMSHIRAVLTDPGTIPLPENRMDFSDIHSNTDLGCDLVNWTICTRCETYRPPRAHHCRICKRCILRMDHHCPWINNCVGERNQKFFLQFLIYVGALAGYSVILVVSSWLGECSTCSDDIIIKQSRIMHSVILMLESTLFGMFVMAIFIDQMQAILGDETAVEQITHQGPYRPYKSMMALMTEVCGNDHPLLWLFPCSSVRGRYEENLLNYEV; this is translated from the exons ATGTTCGTAAAAGACCCCTGTGGTATTGCTTGTATTATCGTAACTTACTCGGCCATATTTTATGCAGATTATGTAGTCGTAAAATGGATAATATTACAAACGATGATTAATAG TCTTTGGGGAGCATTCAACCTTCTCACATTCAATGCTATTATATTCCTCCTATGTATGTCCCACATAAGGGCAGTATTGACTGATCCAGGAACCATCCCTCTACCGGAAAATAGAATGGACTTTTCAGATATACATTCAAACACTGACTTAG GATGTGATTTAGTAAATTGGACAATCTGTACAAGGTGCGAAACATACAGACCTCCTAGAGCTCATCATTGTAGAATATGCAAAAGATGTATTTTGAGAATGGATCATCATTGTCCTTGGATCAATAATTGTGTTGGAGAaagaaatcagaaatttttccttcaatttctgatatatgtcg GAGCTCTTGCTGGATACTCAGTTATTCTTGTTGTTTCCTCTTGGTTAGGTGAATGTTCTACATGTAGTGACGACATTATCATCAAGCAATCTCGAAT AATGCATTCTGTAATTCTCATGCTTGAGAGTACCCTATTTGGAATGTTCGTGATGGCAATTTTCATTGATCAGATGCAAGCTATCTTAGGAGATGAAACAGCAGTGGAACAAATAACCCATCAAGGTCCTTACCGGCCCTACAAATCAATGATGGCGCTCATGACAGAAGTTTGCGGAAATGACCATCCACTGCTTTGGCTTTTTCCATGTTCCTCTGTGCGTGGAAGATATGAAGAGAACCTGTTGAACTATGAGGTGTAA
- the LOC123309370 gene encoding transportin-3, protein MEEKPSLDIVYLAISALFDSKNASENEKAAQWLDNLQKSVYAWTIADEILHRKKDLQSCCFAAQTMRSKILNSFHELPLDAHTSLRDSLVEHISQVDENTNSAIVRQLCLALADLALQMTSWKRAPLDLIGKFSQTNVWPLLEILTVLPEEIEKRSIRLGENRRLELIEEFKQCAATIEQFLQHCCNHYAGNFHENIQVNITILCCFTSWVSIGAILLQNAHDNIIIIQAFHILDAKNNVSGPLHDAATNCICMLLQCLEEENNYLQLETFLFNNIVQLEVSYHLSVANEDQDKSKNFCKIFSELAESFLEKIIKNSTRESYHYAIKALDLVLMCVGHHDYEVADLTFSLWYVLSEELYHKNSKESNELFKPFVERLITALCRHSQIEPDHEGLLKDNDEFKYFRSKASDLIKDVVFIVGSSNCFRQMFLNLQNPNATWDQSEASLFVMQSVAKNILPDENEVVPQVVEAILSIQDRSTHVAVRYTSLMLLGELCEWVEKHPNTLDPILHYLVSSLPQPDIGPAAAEALQNICTTCGNHMAKHMPFLLQILHQVDKFCISNDAIMGLLKGVAAIIGYMPPNDIVVAFREICFIPITPLVQLIEQDTPTSKGTKSDPVIWLDRLSSILRSVSIKQTEDGPHPCKSVVLEIWPLLSKSFDKYQSDGRIMERCCRCMRFMLRCVSQQLAEILQSLVHQIVVIYSNYKHSCLLYVGSILVDEYATDIRCIQGLLDMMNAFLEPTFRLFQENGLVKHPDTVDDFFRLCARFIQRAPIPFLQSAALSPILQCALTACSLVHKEANTSVMKFLYDVISTGHLGKKQSDWTTRNTLVRSILNQFGQQLVTNLIHASVFYLHSYMLCEISDVIVELLEFDRQVTREWLANALETLPKQDNGSINAATPQQLKEIHTNISKSDTSKAITHALKDLTRYYR, encoded by the exons ATGGAAGAGAAACCCTCACTAGATATTGTTTATCTAGCCATATCTGCTTTATTTGACAGTAAAAATGCTAGCGAAAACGAAAAAGCTGCTCAGTGGCTTGATAATTTACAAAAATCT GTTTATGCCTGGACAATCGCAGATGAAATCCTGCACCGTAAAAAAGATTTACAATCTTGTTGTTTTGCTGCCCAGACTATGAGATCTAAGATTTTAAACAGTTTTCATGAATTACCATTGGATGCTCACACTTCCCTTAGAGACTCTTTGGTAGAACATATCAGTCAAGTTGATGAAAACACAAATAGTGCTATTGTAAGGCAATTATGTTTAGCTTTAGCAGATTTAGCATTACAAATGACTTCTTGGAAAAGAGCTCCTTTAGATCTCATTGGTAAATTTTCGCAAACTAATGTGTGGCCATTGTTAGAAATTTTAACTGTTTTACCTGAGGAAATTGAGAAAAGATCAATAAG ATTGGGGGAGAATAGACGTTTAGAGCTCATTGAGGAGTTCAAGCAATGTGCTGCAACTATAGAGCAATTTTTACAACATTGTTGTAATCATTATGCTGGCAATTTCCACGAGAATATTCAAGTAAACATAACAATATTATGTTGTTTCACATCTTGGGTATCCATTGGGGCAATACTTCTACAAAATGCACATGATAATATTATCATCATACAAGCATTTCACATCTTAGATGCAAAAAACAATGTATCAGGACCCCTTCATGACGCTGCTACCAACTGTATTTGTATGCTTCTACAATGTCTAGAAGAAGAGAATAATTATCTACAACTTGAAACTTTCCTCTTCAATAACATAGTGCAGTTGGAAGTTTCATATCATTTATCTGTAGCTAATGAAGATCaggataaatcaaaaaatttctgCAAGATTTTTTCAGAATTAGCAGAGTCGtttttagaaaaaataataaaaaatagtaCTAGGGAATCATATCATTATGCAATCAAGGCCCTCGATTTAGTCTTGATGTGTGTAGGCCATCATGACTATGAG gttGCTGACCTAACCTTCAGCCTTTGGTATGTTCTTAGTGAAGAATTATATCATAAAAACAGCAAAGAAAGTAACGAACTATTCAAACCATTTGTAGAAAGATTGATAACTGCCTTATGTAGGCATAGTCAAATTGAGCCAGACCATGAAGGACTATTAAAGGACAATGATGAGTTCAAATACTTTCGTTCAAAAGCGTCAGACCTTATAAAGGATGTAGTATTCATAGTAGGTAGCAGTAACTGTTTTAGACAGATGTTTTTGAATTTACAAAATCCAAATGCCACCTGGGATCAGAGTGAGGCATCCTTGTTTGTCATGCAGTCTGTTGCCAAAAATATTCTCCC agatGAAAATGAAGTAGTGCCTCAAGTTGTTGAGGCTATTTTGAGTATTCAAGATCGATCAACACATGTTGCCGTTCGGTATACATCTCTGATGCTGCTTGGAGAATTATGTGAATGGGTTGAAAAGCACCCAAACACATTAGATCCTATATTGCATTATCTGGTATCTTCCTTACCCCAACCAGATATCGGACCAGCAGCTGCAGAAGCTCTtcagaatatttgtacgacatGTGGCAATCACATGGCCAAGCACATGCCCTTTTTATTGCAAATATTGCATCAAGTTGACAAGTTTTGTATAAGTAATGACGCTATAATGG GACTTTTGAAGGGAGTAGCAGCCATTATCGGCTACATGCCACCGAATGATATAGTTGTAGCTTTCCGAGAAATCTGCTTCATTCCAATAACACCTTTGGTTCAGTTAATAGAACAAGATACTCCAACATCTAAGGGCACAAAATCTGATCCTGTTATATGGCTGGACAGACTTTCTTCAATATTGAGGAGTGTTTCAATCAAACAAACAGAAG ATGGACCACATCCCTGCAAATCTGTCGTATTGGAAATATGGCCTTTATTATCAAAATCCTTCGATAAGTACCAAAGTGATGGTAGAATAATGGAAAGGTGCTGTAGATGTATGAGGTTTATGTTGAGATGCGTTAGCCAACAG CTAGCGGAAATTCTGCAGAGTTTGGTTCATCAAATTGTTGTTATATATAGTAACTATAAACATTCTTGCCTTTTGTACGTTGGGAGTATACTTGTTGATGAATATGCTACTGATATCAGATGCATTCAGGGTTTGTTAGATATGATGAATGCTTTTCTAGAACCAACATTCAGACTCTTCCAAGAAAATGGTTTAGTAAAACATCCAGACaccgtagatgattttttcAG gTTATGTGCAAGATTTATACAAAGGGCCCCTATCCCTTTTTTACAAAGTGCAGCATTGAGTCCCATTCTTCAGTGTGCTTTAACAGCGTGCTCGTTAGTTCATAAAGAGGCAAATACCTCGGTaatgaaatttttgtacgaTGTTATCAGCACAGGACATCTTGGGAAGAAACAGTCAGATTGGACGACGAGGAATACTTTAGTGAGAAGTATACTTAATCAATTTGGTCAACAGTTAGTTACAAACTTAATACACGCAAGTGTTTTTTATCTCCATTCTTATATGTTATGTGAAATTAGTGATGTGATAGTGGAGTTATTGGAATTTGATAGACAAGTAACAAGAGAATGGTTAGCTAATGCACTAGAGACTTTACCCAAACAGGACAATGGTAGTATCAATGCAGCTACCCCACAGCAATTGAAAGAGATCCATACAAATATATCAAA ATCTGATACATCAAAAGCTATCACCCATGCATTGAAAGACCTAACCAGATATTAccgctga
- the LOC123309407 gene encoding 60S ribosomal protein L44: MVNVPKQRRTFCKKCKVHKNHKVTQYKKSKERHAARGRRRYDRKQQGFGGQTKPIFRKKAKTTKKIVLRMECTDCKFRKQVPLKRCKHFELGGDKKRKGQMIQF, from the exons ATG GTTAATGTACCTAAACAGAGACGTACATTTTGTAAAAAATGTAAGGTCCACAAAAACCACAAGGTGACACAATACAAGAAATCTAAAGAACGTCATGCTGCCAGAGGTAGAAGGCGTTACGACAGAAAACAACAAGGTTTTGGTGGTCAAACCAAGCCTATCTTCAGGAAGAAG GCCAAAACAACCAAAAAAATCGTCTTGAGAATGGAATGTACAGATTGTAAATTCCGTAAACAAGTTCCATTGAAGAGGTGTAAGCACTTCGAGCTTGGAGGTGACAAAAAGAGGAAGGGACAAATGATTCAGTTCTAA